In the Endozoicomonas sp. SCSIO W0465 genome, GCCCGGTGTCTTCTGGCTCATGGCCAGCAGCAGCTGTTCGGCCAGTCCATTTTTGCCGATGACCTGCCAGTACCTTGCCAGATCGATATCGTACTTGCCGGAGGGTTTGCACAGCTCAGCCTCGGGCATGTCGGGTGTCTTCTTGCCCATGGCCAGCAGCAACTTTTCAGCAGGCCCGGTTTTGCCCATGATCTCCCAGTGCCTTACCAGATCGATATCGTACTTGCCGGAGGGTTTGCACAGCTCGGCCTCGGGCATGTCCGGTGTCTTTTTGCCCATGGCCAGCAGCAACTTTTCGGCCGGTTCATCTTTACCCATGATCTCCCAGAGTCTTACCAGTGCCAGATCGATATCCTGTTGGCCAGAGGGTTTGCACAGCCCGGCCTCGGGCATGTCGGGTGTCTTGCTGGTCATGGCCAGTAACAGCTTTTCGGCCGGCCCGGTTTTGCCCATGTCCTCCCAGAGCACGGCCAGTGCCAGATCGATATCCTGTTGGCCGGAGGGTTTGCACAGCCCGGCCTCGGGCATGTCGGGTGTCTTGCTGGTCATGGCCAGTAACAGCTTTTCGGCCGGCCCGGTTTTGCCCATGTCCTCCCAGAGCATGGCCAGTGCCAGATCGATATAGTGCTGGCCGGAGGGTTTGCACAGTGCGGCCACGGGCATGTCTGGCGTCTTTCTGCTCATGGCCAGCAACAGCTTTTCGGCCAGCTCATTTTTGCCTATGGTCTGCCAGTGCCTTGCCAGTGCCAGATCGATATCGTGCTTACCGAAGGGTTTGCACAGCCCGGCCTCGGGCATGTCGGGTGTCTTCCTGCTCATGGCCAGCAGCAACTTTTCGGCCTGCTCGTTTTTACCCCTGGCCTGCCAGAACCTTGCCAGATCGAGATCAAGCCTGCCGGATGGCTTGCACAGTTCGGCCCCGGGCATGTCGGGTGTCTTCCTGCTCATGGCCAGCAGCAGTTTTTCGGCCGGGTCATTTTTGCCCATGCCCCCCC is a window encoding:
- a CDS encoding lipopolysaccharide assembly protein LapB, producing the protein MTKNKAAEKLLLAMIGKTPNMPGAVLCRPSGKHDIDLTLAILWKTMGNNQAAEKLLLAISKKTADMPEAELCKPSGQDDIDLALARIWEVMGQNRPTEKLLLAMSKKTPDMPEAELCKPTGKHDIDLAKHWQLLGKNESAEKLLLAMIRKTPDMPEVELCKPCGKHKMDMALVRLWQAMGKNELAEKLLLAMSRKTPGMPEARLCTPSGKPDTDLALVRLWGGMGKNDPAEKLLLAMSRKTPDMPGAELCKPSGRLDLDLARFWQARGKNEQAEKLLLAMSRKTPDMPEAGLCKPFGKHDIDLALARHWQTIGKNELAEKLLLAMSRKTPDMPVAALCKPSGQHYIDLALAMLWEDMGKTGPAEKLLLAMTSKTPDMPEAGLCKPSGQQDIDLALAVLWEDMGKTGPAEKLLLAMTSKTPDMPEAGLCKPSGQQDIDLALVRLWEIMGKDEPAEKLLLAMGKKTPDMPEAELCKPSGKYDIDLVRHWEIMGKTGPAEKLLLAMGKKTPDMPEAELCKPSGKYDIDLARYWQVIGKNGLAEQLLLAMSQKTPGMPEAELCKPSGKHIIDLALVRLWEVMGKYEQAKKLCSLAGIQHDWPENR